One window of Acomys russatus chromosome 28, mAcoRus1.1, whole genome shotgun sequence genomic DNA carries:
- the Ifng gene encoding interferon gamma translates to MNAKHCILALQLCLMAIYGCYCQGSVIEETINLKEYFNASSVSVSDGEDLLLHILRSWQQDGDTKTIEIQIVSFYFKLFEALKGHQAIQRSIDTIRADLIANFFNNSEEKYDGFMRIAKIEVNDPQNQRKAINELVTVMSHLSPKSKQRKRKRSRCCFGVGDRLNKNNPASTI, encoded by the exons ATGAACGCTAAGCATTGCATCTTGGCTTTGCAGCTCTGCCTCATGGCTATTTATGGCTGCTACTGCCAGGGCTCGGTCATTGAAGAAACAATAAATCTAAAGGAATATTTT AACGCGAGCAGCGTTTCCGTCAGTGATGGAGAGGACCTTCTTTTGCACATCTTGAGGAGCTGGCAACAG GATGGTGACACAAAAACAATTGAAATCCAGATTGTCTCTTTCTACTTCAAACTCTTTGAAGCCTTGAAAGGCCACCAGGCCATCCAGAGAAGCATAGATACCATCAGGGCAGACCTCATCGCTAACTTCTTTAACAACAGCGAGGAGAAATACGACGGATTCATGAGGATCGCTAAGATTGAG GTAAATGACCCCCAGAACCAGCGCAAAGCTATCAATGAACTTGTCACAGTGATGAGCCATCTGTCACCAAAATCTaagcaaaggaagaggaaaaggagccgGTGCTGTTTTGGGGTGGGAGACCGTCTAAACAAGAACAACCCTGCCAgtactatttga